The following proteins are encoded in a genomic region of Fibrobacter sp.:
- a CDS encoding HAD-IIA family hydrolase — protein MEHKSVKAVVFDLDGTLYLSGRPYPGAVEAVKRVAARVPVYYLSNNTSKSPVFYENRLKVMGLPLRDDSIISALYLSLDAIHEKGIKNVFFFANPEVYEWFAAQDPSLNLNPSVEDTELVLVAYHNSFDYRELCELSFRVQRGIPFWVTHTDFVCPDANGPVPDIGSFMALLKTAYGVEPERSFGKPNPAMLAGVLKNFAPEEILFVGDRLYTDFELAKRAGCRFVLPLCGETKLEDVKKLETKPEFIVESVKDIDFDSFFAGKI, from the coding sequence ATGGAACACAAGTCGGTAAAAGCCGTAGTCTTCGATTTGGACGGGACGCTGTACCTCAGCGGTCGTCCTTATCCGGGTGCCGTAGAAGCGGTAAAGCGCGTGGCGGCACGCGTGCCGGTCTATTACCTGAGCAACAATACGAGCAAGTCGCCCGTCTTTTACGAGAACCGCCTGAAGGTGATGGGGCTTCCGCTCCGCGACGATTCCATCATCTCGGCTTTGTACCTCTCGCTCGATGCCATCCACGAGAAGGGCATCAAGAACGTGTTCTTTTTCGCGAACCCCGAAGTGTACGAGTGGTTTGCCGCGCAGGACCCGAGTTTGAATTTGAATCCGTCGGTTGAAGATACGGAACTCGTGCTCGTCGCCTACCACAACAGCTTTGATTACCGCGAACTCTGCGAACTCAGTTTCCGCGTGCAGCGCGGCATCCCGTTCTGGGTGACGCATACCGATTTCGTGTGCCCCGATGCTAACGGCCCCGTGCCCGATATCGGGAGCTTCATGGCGCTTTTGAAGACGGCGTACGGCGTGGAACCGGAACGCAGTTTCGGAAAACCCAACCCGGCGATGCTTGCGGGCGTGCTGAAAAATTTCGCTCCCGAAGAAATCCTGTTCGTGGGCGACCGCCTCTATACGGACTTCGAACTCGCGAAGCGCGCCGGCTGCAGGTTCGTGCTCCCACTATGCGGTGAGACCAAGCTCGAAGATGTAAAAAAACTCGAGACCAAGCCCGAGTTCATCGTAGAGAGCGTCAAGGATATCGATTTCGATAGCTTCTTCGCCGGAAAAATTTAG